AAAGCTGACTGCGGAGGAGAATTTAACATTTTTCAAAAAACTCTATGCTAATAACGCAGATTGTGATGAGCTGTTAAAACGGGTAGGTTTGTACGCAGATAAGGATAAGCAAGTGGGCGAATTCTCAAAGGGTATGAAGGCGCGCTTAAACTTTGTGCGCGCACTATTGAATAACCCGAAGGTGCTAATTCTTGATGAGCCGACAAATGGACTAGACCCTAAAAACGCAAGAATTATCAAAGATATGATTCGCGAATTCAGGCAAGCAGGAGGTACGGTAATTTTAACAACCCACCTTATGAATGATGTTGATGAATTATGTAATCGTGTTGCCTTTATGGCTAACGGTGTTATTGCTGAGATCGATTCACCAAAGAGCTTAAAACTTAAACACGGACAGCGCGTGGTCGAAGTGGAGTATATACAGGATTCAGCGCCTGTGAAACAATTATTTGATTTGGATAGTCTGAAAAACA
This is a stretch of genomic DNA from Desulfuribacillus alkaliarsenatis. It encodes these proteins:
- a CDS encoding ABC transporter ATP-binding protein, with the protein product MFAVKDLSFTYPKNNEKTLKGISFEIQEGEIFGLLGPSGVGKSTTQKILIKLLENYQGEVTFKGKDLQCYGKEFYQEIGVGFEMPVHFSKLTAEENLTFFKKLYANNADCDELLKRVGLYADKDKQVGEFSKGMKARLNFVRALLNNPKVLILDEPTNGLDPKNARIIKDMIREFRQAGGTVILTTHLMNDVDELCNRVAFMANGVIAEIDSPKSLKLKHGQRVVEVEYIQDSAPVKQLFDLDSLKNNEEFIEIVKTKEIITIHSKETTLDDIFIKVTGVDTDE